One Aegilops tauschii subsp. strangulata cultivar AL8/78 chromosome 7, Aet v6.0, whole genome shotgun sequence genomic window carries:
- the LOC109750943 gene encoding putative disease resistance protein RGA4, translated as MVLDAFASYIADTIKKMAEDEVGMLLGVTGEIESLQNKLESLRDYLADADRKRITDRRVQGWVTKLKGVMYEATKILDLCELKAMGRRDAAPSPCCNPLLFYLRHPMFAHHIGSCIRKLNKRLDDICKLGAAFSFIKLETYQDYWPGWPSAADRKTDPVLERSAVVEEKLEEDTRALVKELTKDNDGIVVLAIMGVGGIGKTTLAKKVINDMEIQHKFEKKMWLSVTQDFSEVELLRLAITTADGKLPATEDNTMLVPALLNAVRNQKFLLVLDDMWSDRAWTSLLNRPFSYGAPGSRIVITTRNDTVARGTRAREPYHRIDKLGPRQRRQKRA; from the coding sequence ATGGTGTTGGACGCCTTCGCGTCCTACATCGCCGACACGAtcaagaagatggcggaggacgaggtggggatgcTGCTCGGCGTCACCGGGGAGATCGAGAGCCTGCAGAACAAGCTGGAGAGCCTCAGGGACTACCTCGCCGACGCCGACAGGAAGCGCATCACTGACCGAAGGGTGCAGGGGTGGGTCACGAAGCTCAAGGGTGTCATGTACGAGGCGACCAAAATCCTCGACCTCTGCGAGCTCAAGGCCATGGGTCGGCGGGACGCAGCACCCTCACCCTGCTGCAACCCGCTGCTCTTCTACTTGCGGCATCCCATGTTCGCTCACCACATTGGTAGCTGCATCAGGAAGCTCAACAAGAGGCTGGACGACATCTGCAAGCTCGGTGCTGCCTTCAGCTTCATCAAGCTGGAGACCTACCAGGACTACTGGCCCGGATGGCCTTCTGCGGCTGACCGGAAGACGGATCCGGTGTTGGAGCGCTCGGCCGTGGTAGAGGAGAAGCTTGAAGAGGATACGAGAGCGTTGGTGAAGGAGCTGACAAAGGATAATGATGGCATCGTGGTGCTCGCCATCATGGGTGTTGGTGGGATCGGGAAGACCACCCTTGCCAAGAAGGTCATCAACGATATGGAAATTCAACACAAATTTGAAAAGAAGATGTGGCTGAGCGTCACACAAGACTTCAGCGAGGTTGAGCTGCTAAGGTTGGCCATCACCACCGCCGATGGAAAACTCCCTGCAACTGAAGACAACACTATGCTTGTGCCGGCCCTTCTCAACGCTGTCAGAAATCAGAAGTTTCTTTTGGTTTTGGATGACATGTGGAGTGATAGAGCATGGACCTCATTACTCAATCGTCCCTTCAGCTACGGTGCCCCTGGTAGCCGGATTGTTATCACCACGAGAAATGATACGGTTGCCCGAGGCACAAGAGCCAGAGAGCCCTACCACCGCATCGACAAATTAGggccccggcaacggcgccagaaaagagcttag